One Streptomyces hundungensis DNA segment encodes these proteins:
- a CDS encoding TetR/AcrR family transcriptional regulator, translating into MEDVATDSSTTRTTSTTGSPRSAGVPGSADKPRRTRRTRMTGAERREQLLDIGRTLFAEKGFEGTSVEEIAAKAGVSKPVVYEHFGGKEGLYAVVVDREMRSLLDGVTGALTAGHPRELLEQAAFALLDYIETYTDGFRILVRDSPVAQSTGTFASLISDIATQVEDILGLEFKARGFDAKLAPLYAQALVGMVALTGQWWLDERKPEKAEVAAHLVNLAWHGLDGLEAKPRLIGHRKR; encoded by the coding sequence ATGGAGGACGTGGCGACCGACTCCAGCACCACCCGTACCACCAGCACCACTGGTTCTCCCCGCTCCGCCGGGGTCCCCGGTTCCGCCGACAAGCCCCGGCGCACCCGCAGGACCCGGATGACCGGGGCCGAGCGCCGGGAGCAGTTGCTGGACATCGGTCGCACGCTCTTCGCGGAGAAGGGCTTCGAGGGCACCTCGGTCGAGGAGATCGCGGCCAAGGCCGGCGTCTCCAAGCCGGTGGTCTATGAGCACTTCGGCGGCAAGGAAGGGCTGTACGCGGTCGTCGTGGACCGCGAAATGCGCTCGCTGCTCGACGGGGTGACGGGCGCGCTGACCGCGGGCCACCCCCGGGAGCTCCTGGAGCAGGCCGCATTCGCGCTGCTCGATTACATCGAGACGTATACGGACGGATTCCGCATTCTGGTGCGCGATTCCCCGGTGGCCCAGTCGACCGGCACCTTCGCCTCGTTGATCTCCGACATCGCCACCCAGGTCGAGGACATTCTGGGCCTTGAGTTCAAGGCTCGCGGTTTCGACGCCAAGCTGGCTCCGCTGTACGCGCAGGCGCTGGTCGGCATGGTGGCGCTGACGGGGCAGTGGTGGCTGGACGAGCGCAAGCCCGAGAAGGCGGAAGTCGCGGCGCACCTGGTCAATCTGGCCTGGCACGGTTTGGACGGTCTTGAGGCGAAACCACGCCTCATAGGACACCGCAAAAGGTGA